A part of Paenibacillus donghaensis genomic DNA contains:
- a CDS encoding glycosyltransferase, whose amino-acid sequence MYEYDTLHFEGNGWIKFQKMCDIYNTFTYEFWVMAEEEQMLDQEQNVGEDGLQGKKYLVGPDFYPVGAAGCGISVGTNGISVYEHSINHLPARLVLAYDFSDWQHVAIVLDNRRLQLYINGEWVKEESTPSNVEKIRPSLCLGGHVYGTFKGQVKEFRLWATARTKDEINANMFSSLNGNETGLYFYRDPARNLVVSQGISINPEVSVIMPSNNRSPLNYFSLLCLDQQQFPKQQMEVVFLDDGSKDSTESIYDLLNPSYSFIYVQRLNNTGRSKIRNTGAGIAAGQILLFLDTEMICGPDFVMNHVTHHRTGERKIVSGSMRGRRIYTVADPNYSPEQKLQMKEIYTDHPVAAPLIEHFLQSDSTPVQLLPFEMMFDLNHLYQWSISSDYFESILLTFGSKFKQFQYSWMNMTTNNVSMSKRFFEGIGGFDEHFMGFGWEDWEFGYRAVKKGALFIHDDGVINFHQEHSAPIENMIQSRQNFLRFHEKYPQDMEIKFLALTMEPDWVTLTELNGYLTEYNNIRAIYKNRFEAFHYYLDRAFNLLLARLRQHGVITLPIADSVISQQENEALEEDLYVIRELGAFPKLLELSERLSKYYY is encoded by the coding sequence ATGTATGAATACGATACGTTACATTTTGAAGGAAACGGATGGATCAAATTTCAAAAAATGTGCGACATTTATAACACTTTCACTTATGAATTTTGGGTAATGGCAGAAGAGGAACAGATGCTGGACCAAGAACAAAATGTAGGGGAAGATGGGTTACAAGGTAAAAAGTATTTGGTAGGACCGGATTTCTATCCTGTGGGAGCAGCAGGATGCGGTATTTCAGTGGGCACAAATGGAATATCGGTATACGAACATTCTATAAATCATCTTCCCGCGAGGCTCGTTTTAGCGTATGATTTTTCGGATTGGCAGCATGTTGCCATCGTTTTGGACAACAGAAGGCTGCAGCTGTATATTAACGGAGAATGGGTTAAGGAAGAAAGCACCCCCAGTAATGTCGAAAAAATCAGACCTTCTCTTTGTCTTGGAGGACATGTCTACGGTACCTTTAAAGGCCAAGTTAAGGAGTTTCGGTTATGGGCAACTGCCAGGACGAAAGATGAGATTAACGCTAATATGTTTTCGAGTCTGAATGGGAATGAAACAGGACTTTATTTTTACCGTGATCCAGCAAGGAATCTCGTCGTAAGCCAAGGGATAAGCATAAATCCCGAAGTGAGTGTGATTATGCCCTCTAATAACCGCAGTCCCCTGAATTATTTTTCTCTGTTATGCCTGGATCAACAACAATTTCCAAAGCAGCAGATGGAGGTTGTCTTCCTGGACGACGGCTCTAAAGATAGTACGGAATCTATATATGACTTGTTGAACCCCAGCTATTCGTTCATTTATGTACAGCGGCTTAATAACACGGGAAGATCAAAAATCCGTAATACCGGTGCTGGAATTGCTGCAGGGCAGATCTTATTATTTTTGGACACTGAAATGATATGCGGACCGGATTTTGTCATGAATCATGTCACTCATCATCGGACTGGAGAACGCAAGATTGTTTCGGGATCAATGAGGGGGAGACGCATATATACCGTTGCCGATCCGAATTATTCTCCCGAGCAGAAGCTGCAAATGAAGGAGATATATACCGATCATCCTGTCGCGGCCCCATTAATAGAACATTTCTTGCAAAGTGATAGTACTCCGGTGCAGTTATTACCGTTTGAAATGATGTTTGATCTGAATCACCTGTACCAATGGAGTATAAGTAGTGATTACTTCGAGAGTATTCTTCTTACTTTTGGCAGCAAATTTAAACAATTTCAGTATTCATGGATGAATATGACTACAAACAATGTCTCGATGTCAAAACGATTTTTTGAGGGAATTGGTGGATTCGACGAACACTTTATGGGATTTGGATGGGAGGATTGGGAGTTTGGATACCGAGCAGTGAAAAAGGGGGCCCTATTCATCCATGATGACGGGGTTATTAATTTTCATCAGGAGCATTCTGCACCCATAGAAAATATGATCCAGTCCCGTCAGAACTTTTTGAGATTTCATGAAAAATACCCCCAAGATATGGAGATTAAATTTCTGGCCTTGACGATGGAGCCTGACTGGGTGACATTAACAGAACTTAATGGATATCTGACGGAATATAATAATATTCGGGCGATATACAAGAATCGTTTCGAGGCATTTCATTACTATTTGGACCGGGCGTTCAACCTACTGCTTGCGCGTTTACGCCAGCATGGTGTAATCACATTACCTATTGCAGATTCGGTAATCAGTCAACAAGAAAACGAAGCCCTTGAAGAAGACTTATACGTCATAAGGGAGTTAGGAGCTTTTCCTAAATTGCTGGAGTTGTCTGAGCGGTTATCAAAATATTATTATTAA
- a CDS encoding glycosyltransferase family 4 protein, producing MRILQIAPNHEAVPPQKDGGTERIVYDLAQELSRRGHDVILYAPFGSHISGSVIPYPFIGDEPIVSYILETLPHDIDVIHDHTFNSVFNPIGVNIPTVHTIHLPVRNNVKFPVYVSYNALNVIGGGYGHYIHNGVVLDEYEFSSVKEDYFLFMGRMIREKGIIEAMNLAEATGQRLVMAGPIHDEELFLQEITPRLKQNPQLQYVGPVGQTIRQDLLKHAKCLLFPIQWNEPFGLVMIEAMACGTPVLALSNGAVPEILEYFPQMMCESLSEMTRKLYHYEVPYSPEKLRSHIKERFSVSRMTDDYLKLYQQAILT from the coding sequence TTGAGGATATTGCAGATAGCGCCGAATCACGAAGCGGTTCCTCCACAGAAGGATGGGGGAACGGAACGAATAGTCTATGATCTTGCTCAAGAATTAAGCCGGCGGGGACATGATGTAATACTCTACGCTCCATTTGGAAGTCATATTTCGGGGTCAGTGATTCCCTATCCATTTATAGGCGATGAGCCTATAGTTTCCTATATATTAGAAACTCTTCCCCATGACATTGATGTGATTCATGATCATACGTTTAATTCTGTGTTCAACCCTATTGGAGTCAACATTCCAACGGTGCACACCATTCACCTGCCTGTTCGCAATAACGTTAAATTTCCAGTTTATGTAAGTTATAATGCCTTGAATGTAATAGGGGGTGGTTACGGACACTATATACACAACGGGGTTGTCCTAGATGAATACGAGTTTAGTTCTGTAAAAGAAGATTATTTTCTGTTTATGGGCAGGATGATTCGGGAGAAAGGGATTATTGAAGCCATGAATCTTGCTGAAGCAACCGGACAACGTTTGGTTATGGCAGGACCCATACATGACGAGGAGCTATTTCTTCAGGAAATAACGCCTCGATTGAAGCAGAATCCCCAGCTGCAATATGTGGGTCCTGTAGGCCAAACCATTCGTCAAGACTTGCTAAAACATGCCAAATGCCTTCTATTTCCAATACAGTGGAATGAACCGTTCGGGCTTGTGATGATTGAAGCTATGGCCTGTGGTACTCCTGTACTTGCTCTATCAAATGGGGCTGTTCCAGAAATCCTGGAGTATTTCCCACAAATGATGTGTGAATCTCTCTCCGAAATGACCCGTAAACTTTACCATTACGAAGTTCCCTATTCCCCTGAGAAACTTAGAAGCCATATTAAAGAGCGATTCTCTGTATCAAGAATGACGGATGATTACTTGAAGCTGTATCAACAAGCAATCTTAACATAG